From Struthio camelus isolate bStrCam1 chromosome 8, bStrCam1.hap1, whole genome shotgun sequence:
TCCCATATAGAGAGCACAGGATACTGGGGCTGCCCTAAAGTGCTCTGGGACCACACCGGGCAGAAGCGCACTCCCTAAAACCAGCTCAGCAGCTACCATCAGCATTTGCTTCTCAGATCACAGGTCGCACACTACTCCCACACAGCACATCACATGACACTCCTCTCTGAGCCTAGGCCTTCTCTCTCATGTCGTCCAACACACAGACCAGAGCAGCGCACTGCACAGAGCGCCATCCACGCTCCTCAGCCCCAGAGCCCAGCagggctggcccagccctgcACCGCTCCTCACATGCTGCTCACCGTGTAGGATGAGACATCGATGCTGTCCACGTACTGCTTGACGCTGCCCAAGTTCTCATCCTCCTTCCCAATGTGATCATACAAGAAATGCACCAGGTCTTCATCGCATTCATACGTCCACGTTGGGGGCACATACCTATGAAGGCAAGAGGGTTAACGGGCCTGGAGACCCAGGGACAACAAGGCTGCATTAAACCCTGCTAGGATAATGTGTCAGGGAAGGCGAGTCTGTGCCCTGCTTGCTTTGGTCTCATGCTGTTTAGTGATTTGTGCAGGCTTATCTAGGACAAGGTTGTTTGTGCTGAGCAgagccaccccccccaccccatttcctgctgcctgtctttcttcccccccgccccagtctGCAGGAGACGGCTGTCTGAGCAGTGGGGGAGAAACAGCAGCTCTCTCCCACCCACAGCTGAAACCCACGCACACCGGGGACTAGCTCGTACCGAAGCTTCTCTACCGCAGCCTcatcctgctccatgggcttggGTTTTGCTCCGAGGCGCAAGGAGTATGTCAGATCTACCACCTGCTCCCACCTGAAACAACCCAAAGAAGGCAGGAGTGAGAGAAAACCAGAGAAAGGAGAGGCCAGAGGTCAAGGAGCAGCTGGGACGAGGTGATGGGGGTTTAATTCCCCACTACACTGCATCTTTCATCACCTCAAGCCTCGTCAGCTACCCTTTCCTTCCAGATCATCTCTACTTCTTCCAGGTCATGCCCAGCTATGCAGGTGGAAAGCACTGTGACCGAGCAAGACCTGGTAACTCCAGATCTGGATTCCCTACTGTCTCACATTCATATAGGAAATGGCCAAGTGGGCTGCGACTCTTCAGTCCAGAGCAGAAATAGTGCTGAGGGGCAAAAATCACAGGCAGCAGGGCATGGACCAATAAGAACCTCACTGCACTTTTAGGTATAAGGAGAAGGGGATGTCACACAATGAGGGCAGGCTCGGAGTATAAATGCACTCAGGAAGATGGTTCTACATCCTACATGTGGTTAATCTGTGGAAATTCCTACCACGAGATGTTGCAGGTGCTAAATTCATATAGATTCAAGGAGAGATCGGAAAAGCTCATGGAGGAGGAAAAATCCACTAGAGGGTTACTAAACATGCAGAAACCATCTCTGGCCCTGGGAGTCCTTGACCCAGGAATGGCTAGAGGCTGTGGAAGAAGTGACTTAGGGGAAGAATTACTGCATCTTCTGTCTTTTTGCTACTGGGGGATATTGTGTCAGACAGACCTTTGGCCTGACACAGCACAGCTGTTCTTGTGCTCTCCAGCAAACGATCAGGGCCAGCGCTCTGGAGAGTGCGAGGTCACACTGAGGCACCAGCACAAATGGtatttttgatctttttaaaCAAGGACTACTTCTCCCACTTTTCCCATCACTGTGGCTATACCACAGTACACCTGAAAAAGCAACATTCACACATGGATCACGGGGGAAAGTTCAGAGCACAGTTGCTCTCAGAAGGAGAGTTACCTACTGGTAACTCTGCCTGAGTTggcctgctttgagcagatgCCCAGTGCAGGGACCAGCACATGCTGACATACAGGACATGCTGAGAGACGGGAGGGTTAGTCTGCATGCCAGGGACCTCAGGTGAGACAGCAGTGCAAACACACTCAAGAACATAAACCGTTGCCATATGCAATCTCCTGAACGCTACAGCTGAGGACCAGGTTTAACATGCAGGTCTCCAGCTTCTCACTGTGGGTAACAAAATCCTGATTTCTGCTCCAAGTCAAGGTCTGCAGTGGGATGTTGCCCTATCCTGCATGCTGCACCCTTCCCAGACACAGTGAGGTGCTGCACGTGGGCCGTCGAAGCTGCACTGTATGGTCACTTATGATGACCCGTGGGGGAGAGAAGATGTGAGACCCACGGCCCTGTACCTGATCACGGGTTTGTAATCGACCCCgaacagctgctgctgcctctggatCCTCTCCATGGACTCCACCGGGACCAGCCGGTCCCCTCCTTCTGCATGCTTGCACACCAGCACccagccttcctccaggtcacagcCGCTCTTGtactcctccagctgctcctgcacaggaAAACACGTCCCGTAAGGCCCCCCAGGCCCCGGCTCGTACTCGGAAGCGTGGCAGCAGGGCGGAGAAGACAGCCCTGGGGACGCGCCAGGGAGCGTGGCCAGCAGCGGCGAGGCCCACCAGCGAGGCCCAccggctggcgggccgccggcaGCGGCTGCGACGGACCCCGCTGCCCAGTGAGCCACGCACGGCGGCAGGAAGACGCAGCGAGGACGGACTCCGAGGGACAGCGGATCTGTCACGGGTGTgctgacccccttccccccccaccccaaaacaccacCCGCACTCCCGCCTCAGCCGCgcgccccagccctgccccggcgaGGGTGACGGAGAGCAGCCGGCGACACGGCGGCGACAGTGTGGTGACGGGTGGGGGGAGCCGCTGGGGGGAACCGGACGGCGACAGaaaggggccgggggctgccagcCGGGCCCAGCCGCGGACAGCGGCCTCCCCCGGCCCTCCAGCGGCCCGGGCGGGCACCGGgcccggcacccaccgccccggccccggcgccgttACCTTGCTGAGCTTCACCCAGAGCCCGGCGCCGTTGCAGTACTCCTCGCCGGTGGCGCGGAGGCAGCCGCCCTTCCGCACCTCGATGgtggcccgcgccgcccgcttgccgccccgcgccggccccgggctgtcccagacGCTGAGcaggctgcgggcggcggcggcgccggcggcggcggggtccttGCAGATCTTGTACTGCACCTCCCGCGGCACGTAGCAgagcgcggcgggcagcgcccgggcGCGGCGGAAGCACTCGCTGCACTGCAGCAGGAACCGCAGCCGGCCCAGCACCTGGTGcggcgcctccccgcccgcccgcatcGCGCTCCCGCACCGGCCCGCGGCCTCCGGTccccgctggcggcggcggtggccgagCCCAGCACTGAAGCCGGGGGGTCACTACTCGCGGGTTTACGGCAAACCCCGCCCGCTGCCcgggcaagatggcggcgcccgcgGGGCGGAGGCagggcaagatggcggcgcccgcggggccgcgtaCGGaagggccgggagcggggcaagatggcggcgcccgcgCAGTGTACGGAGGGGCGGGACCGcgacaagatggcggcgcccgcggggcggggcgggggcgggacgGAGCGGAGAGCGCGGCGCCGGAGGATGGAGGGCAGCGAGCGGCTGGTGTGAGTAGCCGGGGCCCGGCTGGGCGgtgggcagagccccccccccctccgccgtgccgcgccgcagccccctccggtgcggcggggcgggggggggggccgggactgGGTCCAAGCACCTCCCCTGCGCCCGCACCGCCACACCGGGGGCCAGCGCTGGGGACACCTGTTTGACACCCGTGCGGTACTGGAGTCCCGTACTGGGCACACTGGTGCGGCACTGGGCCCTCCCTTGGGGACAGTGGCGCGGCCCTGGGGATGCTGGTGCCGCGCTGATCGGGTGCCGGGGACGCTGCTCCCACACGGGGAGGGGTcactggggacactggtggcGCGGCCTCACGCCCTGTCGCCGTGGGACAGCGCTGGCCTGTCCCcacggggggcaggggctgccctgtgctgggggACCCCCGAGGGGCCGGCATCTCCATCCCCCCTCGGCGCTGCCAGcccggccgggccaccccgaaggggtcggggggcgcgcgggggtcTGAGGAAGCGGAGGCCACCGGGTAAGCGCGCACTCGCCTGCTGCCGAGCAGCACATGCACTGAGTTTGCCGTGGCTCGCAGGGGCTCAGCCCCGCGTCACCCACCCAGGCCTGCGCGGCCGAGATAGGGGCTGGGGAGCGCCCCGCGCGCTCGGGGACACctcgcggcggggccgcccgggctccggccgccccgaatctCTCCCAGCGGGAGCAACTGCTGCCCCTGATAGCTTAATCTCGCAGGGCCCTGGGCAAGGCACTGCCTGTCCCCAGGGAGGCCCCCTGCGCTGGCCCTGTCCTCGGGCCCTGTAGGGCCAGATCCAGAGCAGGAAGAGGCCCTGAGAAGTATTTGCAGGTCGGCTGGGCAGCGAGGACAGGCTGCCAGCCCCGTCCTGGCACCCGGCGTGGCGCTGCCTCAGGAGGAGTGCCGGGAGCCGTGGTTGAGCCGTGCCCCTgcgccctgcacagcccagcgAGTGCCACGGGGGTCTGGTGCCTGGGGACCAGCCTGGCTCTGCTCTTCCCCCGGCCTGCCTGGCCGTGAGCAGGGGAAAGCACTGGTCTCCCTTCTCCGAGATGCCCTTCAGCCCTGGCAGCACCAAGGAGTCTCTCATAGCCCCTTGTCctgctgggaaactgaggcaagaagCCGGTGCTGGTGATGCTGTTGCAAGAGGCCGGGCAGCATGTTACTGGCCCCATGCAAGGCATCACCCTCCCAGCCCGTCCTGCCTGCGTGGTCTCCCTCTGCTCCAGGGGTAAGTGGCACCCGGGCCCCTTTTCTCTCTAGTAACAGCCTATCTCTGCTCCTTCCTGGCTGTAGCCCCAAGGGCTTCCCCAAGCTGAAGAATGACACATTTCTGCGAGCAGCCCGTGGTGAGGAGACAGAGTACACGCCAGTGTGGTGCATGCGGCAGGCAGGGCGCTACCTGCCTGGTGAGTAGACGAACGGGTGCCAGTTGGGCAGTGAGGCAGAGCTGGCACTTCCCCACGCGTGCCCTGTCACACTCGTGCCTGTCTCTTGCAGAGTTTCGGGAGACCCGGGCTGCGCAGGATTTCTTCGCCACCTGCCAGAGTCCCAAGGTGTGCTGTGAGCTGACGCTGCAGGTGAGCAGCACCTTGGGGAGGCCTGTGCGTCCCCTCTCTTCTCCCAGTCTGGGACAGGGTTTCTCCTTGTCCCTTAGGTCTGCCTCTTACTCTGGGTGGCCACATCTCCCAGGAGGTTGTGTCGCTGAAAGCCTAGCTCAAGGGGCCTTTGATAGCCACCAAGCAACCCATTGGGATGGGACAGGGCAGTATGGGCTGTACAACCACCTTTAACCAGGCAGATCCCTGCCTCGCCTCAGGGACCCTATTGCCTGGGGTGGCTATGTGCATGCCTGAGCCCTCTGTGAGGAGGGATTCTGGGCCCCTCACTTACAttgcttcttcctctctgccaTCTGCAGCCACTCAGACGATTCCCCTTGGATGCTGCTATTATCTTCTCCGATATCCTGGTGGTGCCCcaggtgagtgccgtggctggcCGCGGGAAGCAGCGGCTGGGAAGGGGCCTGGATCCAGGGCTGCCccattcctgcctcctcctctctcccccatccCCAGGCACTAGGCATGGAAGTTGTCATGACACCTGGCAAAGGACCCACCTTCCCAGAGCCCCTGAAGGAGGTGGAGGATCTGCTGAAACTGCGGCAGAAGGTGGATGTGACCGCGGAGCTGGGTTATGTCTTCCAGGCCATCACACTGACGCGGCACAGCCTGGAGGGCAAGGTGCCCCTTATCGGCTTCTCTGGGGCACCTGTAAGTGATGGGGCTCCATGAGGTGGGATTTCCAGCCGGGCGTGGTCTTCCCTGCTCCTTCTTCTGGGGTAATGCCATCCCCAGCACCCGCAGAGCTGCAAGGACCTGTGTCACCGGAACTACACTACTGGTGTCAGTAGTGTAGTTCATCCTGTGTAAGGCAGGGGGGTGTTTGATGTGGGAGAAGCTGATCCCCAGGCTCTGGGGCATTCACAGGTCCTGCCTTCAGCACTGATCCCGTGACTGGTCCCTCACACCTTCCATCTCCCTCTTCGCCACCTTCTCTCTTTCCCGCAGTGGACGCTCATGTCCTACATGATTGAAGGTGGCGGCTCCTCTACGATGGCCAAGGCCAAGAGCTGGCTCTATCGTCACCCTGATGCGAGCCACCGACTGCTGCGGCTGCTCGCTGACGTCATCACTGACTACCTGGTGGGGCAGGTGGCTGCTGGAGCGCAGGTGTGTCCCAGGGCCAAGTCTGGGCAGGAGGGCAGAGACTAAGGACAACGAGCAGAGGGGGTCTAGcagccaggaggaggagagggaagaaggacTGGGGTGTGTGGCACCCATGACTCTCCTAGCCCCGCATCTCCGACAGGCGCTCCAACTGTTTGAATCCCACGCGGGGCATCTGGGCCCAGAGCAGTTCCAGGACTTCGCCCTGCCCTACATCCGAGACATTGCCCAGGGCGTGAAGAGCAAGCTGAAGGCTGAGGCGCTACCCCTGGTGCCCATGGTGAGTCTGAGGCTGCCCAGACCTGTTGCCTGGAGGCTCATGGGGAGGGTTGGGAGCACAGCCAGCTCCCTGTCCCAACAGTGGGGAGGAAGCAGGGGAAGAACAGGCCAAAAACCAGCACAGAGGGTGTCTGGGAACTCCTTGCTTCAGGGCACAGCCCACCTGTGAGTGGGGCCCTGCACTGCCTTCCTACCTTGAGTGGTGTCTGCACCCAGCATCCACCAGCCTGTCATTGGCACTTAGCACTGGTCACCTGCCACCTGTGTAGGCATGGCTCCCCCAACCTGCTACAGAGGCAGCAGCATGTCACCATCCCTCCTTGCAGCTCCTGGTACCTCTTGCATCCCCACCAGTATCCCCAGTTGTCCCCAGCATCCCCTGTTCCAGCCCATGGAGAGGGGCTTGGCCCAGAGCAGAGTCACTGCCCATCTCTTCCGTCCCCAGATTGTCTTTGCGAAGGACGCGCACTACGCGCTGGGGGACCTGGCCCATGCCGGCTACGAGGTGGTCGGTCTCGACTGGACCATCCGGCCGCAGGAAGCTCGGTAAGAGTCTGGCACAGCACTCGCATGCCCACGCTGCATCTCAGGCTGAGtgccctggccccttctctgccccAAGCCATCACAGGCCTGGGGATTTCTAGCCCAGGTGTGGGGAAAGCCCAGCCCCAGCGCTACATGGAGCTAACAGCCACCAAGAGCTGCACTGAGGTGTCCCATGGGCCCTACAGCGGGGGCTGGACCAGTGTCAGCGTCCGGCTGCCCCGGTCTCTGAACCACAGGCATCAACTCACCCTGCTTCCTCTCCACTCCAGTGCACAGATAGGCAAAGACATCACCCTGCAAGGGAACATGGACCCCTGCGCCCTCTATGCACCCAAGGTGAGTGACAGCTGCGGCCAGCAACAGGGGCTAGTTTCAGCCTATGTTAAAAGcctccttgcctcagtttccccacccgGAAAGTCAGCTCCTGTCCCAGCAGGACTAAGTGGTGGGGTGTATGTGCCCTGCCCTATGGCATGGGGATCCAAGTACCCCAGGCTGGAGGGGGCCTAGTGGGGAACTGGGTACCCCAGGCTGGATGAGGCTGACACATGATTTCCCACCATGCCTGCAGGAGAAGATTGGGGAGCTGGTGAAGAAGATGCTGGAGGGTTTCGGGACCCAACGCTACATCGCCAACCTGGGCCATGGCCTTTACCCTGACATGAGCCCTGAGCATGTGGGGGCCTTCGTGGAGGCTGTGCATGCCCACTCCCGCCACATGAACAAGCACAGCTGAGCCCTGGAGCTCAGGGAACAGGACTGTGGCCGAAGCATGGCCACCCCAAGTGCTGCGTGGTCACAGGGCTCATTCCAGGTTGGGATGTAGCATTAAACCAGCGCCTTCTCTGTGGCGGCCGTGTGGCTCTGGCTGGGGTGGGAACGGGGAATTGGCTGACCCCAGAGGAGATAAGCAGTGCTGCCAGTCCAGCAGCGGGGTGTATGAGGACGATGGGGAGCCCTTGAGCCCAGGCCTGCGGTTGGGATGGAGTACAGGGGGACTCCAGGGATCCTCATCCTGTAAAGCAATTGCTCGGGAGCCCTAACAAACAGTCCTGAGGGTCAGCCTGGGTCTGGCCAtccccctgccaggccctggAGCGGGAATcgcagtggctccttggccacagggaggacaCAGCCATTTCCTGGCCTTTCTTGCCCTAGgagaggctgtggcaggcagCCACCTGGCGAGGCAGGGTTTGGGCAgctttgggggtggggtgggggtgggaagtGACTGCCAGGCCCTGGCCAAGGCCAGCTCTCCCTGCTAGGGCTGGGAAGGGGTGTGCCAGGCACTTGTGAGAGGGGATGTGTGCCCAGACCACAACTCCAGGCACTAAAGATAGGCTCAGCCCAGCAAAGGGAGAAGAGCTGCCATAGGATGGTGGGTGCCTGGGTCCCAGGGACTTGGGGATCATCACATCCCACCTCTGCTACAGGCTCAGCATGACCACTGCCAAAGCTCTCGGTGGCCATTTGGCATGGCCCTGCTTTGGCTTGGCCCTTCCACAGCCTCCCTCAAGCAGTGCAACAGCAACCCAGCAGTGCTGGGGCCTCCCCATGCAGGTAGCAGACCCAGTGAGTGGGACTCGCTTTGGGGACAGCCAGCTTGTGCCTGCCAGCCATGTGGTAGGAGTCCTCTGGGTGCCAGCAATGccctgcacaaagccctgctggCTGGGCCGGAGGCAGAGCCTGCTTGCACTGGACGGGTGCAGCTAGCCTGGCCCTAGCATAACCACCTCTCTCCCATCTCCCCACCCAGGCTGTCTTTGGGACCATCCCACCAGACCTTGAAATCCCCCCACAAACCCATCCCCTCctctggggaggagggggcatCTCAATTCTGCTTGGGGCTCAGCAAACCCCAGAGcaagcaccctggggtgctggtAGCACCCACAAGCCGTGGGCTATGACActgtgccacccccccccccccccaaaaaccccacCCCACAGCCCACTCACTGTGGTCAAAGCCGGCTGTAGGATTGATCAAGACGAGGCCACGGCTTCCTCTGACGCCGCTCcagctggcatggccggggcagTCCTTGCCACCAGGTTGGGCTGGGATTCGCTGACACCGAGCACCTTTGGGACTCACACCCCAGAGCGACCAAGGTGTCTCGCTGCTCCCTGCCCctcggcaaggcaaggcaagggagcCAGGGTGCCCTGGAGAGCCAGGCCGCCTTGGAGAGCGGCCTCAccttgtctccccccccccccccccccgcccccgatgCCTGCCCTCCTTGCATCACACGTGCTGCCCAGGCTGCGCAGCACGCATGGAAACCCCTCCGGCTTCAGATAAAGGCAGTAGAGATACATGCAGTAACGTTCATCCCTTTTATTATTAAACATCAGATGAAGAGgtcgcacacacacatacacgcacgcacacaaaaaaaaaaaaaaaggagagaaacagactGGTTGAAGAATGCTATTTCGGTGGCGACAGATACCAAGTACAATTGGTTTCCTGGCCGGAGCGCGGACACAAGtcactttccaaaaataaaagtcaaaccAGACAGTAGATAACTAACCCACGTTCTCTAACTACAAGTCACCGTCCAGACTGGCCctggcccccccgcccccagccctcccgaccctttggaaaaaaaaaatgaaacaaaacctaaGAGCCACTGGCCTGGGGCTGAAGAGAGAGTCCGTCCCTGCGCAGGGCTCACCCTCCAGCCTGGCGAGAGCTCGGCCCCGGCTGCTCGTGGTGGAGCCGGGGAAGAGCCGAGTGCCCGCTGCGCACGCATCCCCACGTTGGCCGCAGCTTGGAAACACAGAGGAAAGTAAAAATGCCCCAAGGAGGCCACGTCGCTGCCCatgcccccttctccctccccctaaGAAAGGCACCCCTCGTGCACGCACTCCCACGCACCTCGCACACTCACACACGTGCGCCCACGGAGAGAAGGCTAAAAACCGGGCTATATGTACAAGATGGGCTCGCGCTGCTCCCACGTCGTCCTTCGCCGCTCGGTCCAGCCCTCGGCGCCGCCGCGCAGACTGGAGGCAAAGGGGCCTGCTGCGAGGCCAGCGTCCGTGCGTGTCCGAGCAAGCGCTGCCCAAGTCCGTTCCTTCGCTGTCCTCAAGCGCTGGGCTGCCGCTCCTCCGTCCGTCTGTCCGCCCGTCCATCTTTCCCAGGGCTGCGTGTCGAGCGGACGTTCGCCTCCCCCCACACCCTTCTTGCTGCTGACGATGCCGTGGAAACCTGAGAAATGTTTGCgtgcctcctcctctttttgtctgtggttttgttggtttttttaaataatagttataataataataataatagcaataataaaaataatcgcCCCAGCCCACGACAATTTCAAGTATCCCCCAAATAAAAGACAGAATTATAAATAATTATAACTTTACAATTTAATAATTGACACATATACTATAGTATTTACAGTatcataaatgcttttttttgtgtTACTTTTAGTAAGCAATCCCTGAGAACAGTTACTTTAACTTGTATTTATTGAAGTATCTTCACAAATAGAGGAGTTTGCATGTCTCGGGCGGGCGGGAGAAGCACTCTGCAAAGCCATCGCTTTTGGTGACGCATGAGGTTCTAGTGTTGCGGGTTTCTTTGCtcgctctttctttccttttttttcccccacgtaattttaaagatttttgcacTTTGCAACCTTCGGATCCCTTCAGCGACCGCTTCCTTCAAGAAAGAGGTATTAGATTTCCAGGTTAGCTTTTGGTATTGGCAAGGGAGGGCAGGGGCTGAGCAAACCATCCTTTCCCGTGGTTGCCTTTTGGTTTGTGCCCAAAGAATC
This genomic window contains:
- the UROD gene encoding uroporphyrinogen decarboxylase isoform X2 translates to MPFSPGSTKESLIAPCPAGKLSPKGFPKLKNDTFLRAARGEETEYTPVWCMRQAGRYLPEFRETRAAQDFFATCQSPKVCCELTLQPLRRFPLDAAIIFSDILVVPQALGMEVVMTPGKGPTFPEPLKEVEDLLKLRQKVDVTAELGYVFQAITLTRHSLEGKVPLIGFSGAPWTLMSYMIEGGGSSTMAKAKSWLYRHPDASHRLLRLLADVITDYLVGQVAAGAQALQLFESHAGHLGPEQFQDFALPYIRDIAQGVKSKLKAEALPLVPMIVFAKDAHYALGDLAHAGYEVVGLDWTIRPQEARAQIGKDITLQGNMDPCALYAPKEKIGELVKKMLEGFGTQRYIANLGHGLYPDMSPEHVGAFVEAVHAHSRHMNKHS
- the UROD gene encoding uroporphyrinogen decarboxylase isoform X5, with the translated sequence MAAPAGRGGGGTERRARRRRMEGSERLVPKGFPKLKNDTFLRAARGEETEYTPVWCMRQAGRYLPEFRETRAAQDFFATCQSPKVCCELTLQPLRRFPLDAAIIFSDILVVPQALGMEVVMTPGKGPTFPEPLKEVEDLLKLRQKWTLMSYMIEGGGSSTMAKAKSWLYRHPDASHRLLRLLADVITDYLVGQVAAGAQALQLFESHAGHLGPEQFQDFALPYIRDIAQGVKSKLKAEALPLVPMIVFAKDAHYALGDLAHAGYEVVGLDWTIRPQEARAQIGKDITLQGNMDPCALYAPKEKIGELVKKMLEGFGTQRYIANLGHGLYPDMSPEHVGAFVEAVHAHSRHMNKHS
- the UROD gene encoding uroporphyrinogen decarboxylase isoform X3, which codes for MAAPAGRGGGGTERRARRRRMEGSERLVPKGFPKLKNDTFLRAARGEETEYTPVWCMRQAGRYLPEFRETRAAQDFFATCQSPKVCCELTLQPLRRFPLDAAIIFSDILVVPQALGMEVVMTPGKGPTFPEPLKEVEDLLKLRQKVDVTAELGYVFQAITLTRHSLEGKWTLMSYMIEGGGSSTMAKAKSWLYRHPDASHRLLRLLADVITDYLVGQVAAGAQALQLFESHAGHLGPEQFQDFALPYIRDIAQGVKSKLKAEALPLVPMIVFAKDAHYALGDLAHAGYEVVGLDWTIRPQEARAQIGKDITLQGNMDPCALYAPKEKIGELVKKMLEGFGTQRYIANLGHGLYPDMSPEHVGAFVEAVHAHSRHMNKHS
- the UROD gene encoding uroporphyrinogen decarboxylase isoform X1, which encodes MAAPAGRGGGGTERRARRRRMEGSERLVPKGFPKLKNDTFLRAARGEETEYTPVWCMRQAGRYLPEFRETRAAQDFFATCQSPKVCCELTLQPLRRFPLDAAIIFSDILVVPQALGMEVVMTPGKGPTFPEPLKEVEDLLKLRQKVDVTAELGYVFQAITLTRHSLEGKVPLIGFSGAPWTLMSYMIEGGGSSTMAKAKSWLYRHPDASHRLLRLLADVITDYLVGQVAAGAQALQLFESHAGHLGPEQFQDFALPYIRDIAQGVKSKLKAEALPLVPMIVFAKDAHYALGDLAHAGYEVVGLDWTIRPQEARAQIGKDITLQGNMDPCALYAPKEKIGELVKKMLEGFGTQRYIANLGHGLYPDMSPEHVGAFVEAVHAHSRHMNKHS
- the UROD gene encoding uroporphyrinogen decarboxylase isoform X6, giving the protein MPFSPGSTKESLIAPCPAGKLSPKGFPKLKNDTFLRAARGEETEYTPVWCMRQAGRYLPEFRETRAAQDFFATCQSPKVCCELTLQPLRRFPLDAAIIFSDILVVPQALGMEVVMTPGKGPTFPEPLKEVEDLLKLRQKWTLMSYMIEGGGSSTMAKAKSWLYRHPDASHRLLRLLADVITDYLVGQVAAGAQALQLFESHAGHLGPEQFQDFALPYIRDIAQGVKSKLKAEALPLVPMIVFAKDAHYALGDLAHAGYEVVGLDWTIRPQEARAQIGKDITLQGNMDPCALYAPKEKIGELVKKMLEGFGTQRYIANLGHGLYPDMSPEHVGAFVEAVHAHSRHMNKHS
- the UROD gene encoding uroporphyrinogen decarboxylase isoform X4; translation: MPFSPGSTKESLIAPCPAGKLSPKGFPKLKNDTFLRAARGEETEYTPVWCMRQAGRYLPEFRETRAAQDFFATCQSPKVCCELTLQPLRRFPLDAAIIFSDILVVPQALGMEVVMTPGKGPTFPEPLKEVEDLLKLRQKVDVTAELGYVFQAITLTRHSLEGKWTLMSYMIEGGGSSTMAKAKSWLYRHPDASHRLLRLLADVITDYLVGQVAAGAQALQLFESHAGHLGPEQFQDFALPYIRDIAQGVKSKLKAEALPLVPMIVFAKDAHYALGDLAHAGYEVVGLDWTIRPQEARAQIGKDITLQGNMDPCALYAPKEKIGELVKKMLEGFGTQRYIANLGHGLYPDMSPEHVGAFVEAVHAHSRHMNKHS